In Peromyscus eremicus chromosome 15, PerEre_H2_v1, whole genome shotgun sequence, a genomic segment contains:
- the Atp6v1g3 gene encoding V-type proton ATPase subunit G 3 yields the protein MTSQSQGIQQLLQAEKRAKDKLEEAKKRKGKRLKQAKEEAVAETDQYRMQREKEFHLKQSKMMGSQSHLSDEIEEQTLEKIKELHRSYNKCMESVIKQLLSMVCDMKAEVHVNYRATN from the exons ATGACCagccagtctcaggggatccaacagctcCTGCAGGCAGAGAAAAGGGCCAAGGACAAGCTAGAGGAAGCAAAGAAGA GAAAAGGCAAGCGACTGAAGCAAGCTAAGGAAGAAGCTGTGGCCGAGACTGACCAGTACCGGATGCAGAGGGAGAAGGAGTTCCATCTGAAGCAATCCAAG ATGATGGGCTCTCAAAGCCACCTCTCAGATGAAATAGAAGAGCAAACACTAGAGAAGATAAAAGAATTGCACAGAAGCTACAACAAATGTATGGAAAGTGTGATCAAGCAGCTGCTAAGCATGGtgtgtgacatgaaagcagaagtccATGTGAACTACAGAGCCACCAACTGA